One part of the Neodiprion virginianus isolate iyNeoVirg1 chromosome 3, iyNeoVirg1.1, whole genome shotgun sequence genome encodes these proteins:
- the LOC124301590 gene encoding inner centromere protein A-like isoform X1 yields MIYKIMEGWTKEKVFNFLQQQLIDLSEFGKANEKEIEDSLHENLTFLRRLVSQVPDSNNGPLLPKTPKVNRKHPAQRIETIHEDEAVTFEVTRTTSIISAPIEPAETDDEDGKTSTRRSRRTASRQASRSIKQQQSLTLNTKLRRPEAEDESEPQCQEDNVKASSSSENEDYLPLRQSKARKTSIQKKKHGQRATSEMKDSTFVLKLENAHKNSEPEERVSNSKRKRTQERSPSPNLSVESKTFRAHSGEPAAKKANLINETLEKSDIDDTLESSIYEDAIGKPAPIHNSTKIIDVTVTLDRKSRESSKSRELPYPSKANQQSNMNVTVVLDSLSNKAKTQATAHQDRLEDDEDEVGCTPEVKTVTRGILQQGYRSKVDQTTKNTLKSNALFSPYATDSVRKRVQAFEQVVFNSPKPVEVDAPTRLTRTKTRAMAAAAASGNTVQPPQSVQSLAQKLARKSLAKAKRISLAKRVKDVDDSKENENANNTTTKGSTMLTLNEKLMQKQLQRVTPVGKSRLQIPTSLNRMPPTPLSVQPFSNYPKAMSASRTNIIMNVDSFLQSNKRAQKLSLAEKFEEKRRKVHDEDARRKKEEALKIQAEEKKRKREEKELKNKMAREAKEKLDLEKRMKAEKEREEKAKIALQMQEKIREEAEKKRILQLQRAQEKEERRKQEEQIRLQRLQEQEEMERQLAEQKRKEQEAAEKQHLRRLAEAKAQQQAVAEAAKIKAQYQAKGKQHNNTYNVPTQAQGPAAYKIESEPDEDDDTTDNEEAPKHAVPTWANAQVRRGQLALQKYIPIREIYGYFGSRQCTPDLTEIFQGIDKKRLIRTSSAVWKTPPRYSIMYRE; encoded by the exons AT GATCTACAAAATAATGGAGGGCTGGACGAAGGAAAAGGTGTTCAATTTCCTTCAACAACAATTGATCGATTTAAGCGAATTTGGTAAAGCTAATGAAAAGGAAATCGAAGATTCACTCCATGAAAACCTGACATTTTTGCGTCGTTTGGTGTCCCAAGTTCCAGACTCAAACAATGGTCCATTACTGCCGAAAACTCCAAAAGTTAATCGCAAGCATCCAGCACAACGAATCGAAACAATTCACGAGGATGAAGCTGTTACATTTGAAGTCACTCGGACGACCAGCATCATCTCTGCACCAATTGAACCAGCAGAAACTGATGACGAAGATGGTAAAACGTCTACTCGTAGATCGAGAAGAACGGCATCTAGACAAGCTTCAAGGAGCATAAAGCAGCAACAGTCTTTAACTCTTAATACTAAACTAAGAAGACCTGAAGCTGAAGATGAATCTGAACCACAATGTCAAGAG GACAATGTGAAAGCTTCAAGTAGTTCAGAGAATGAAGATTATCTACCGCTTAGGCAATCCAAAGCTAGAAAAACATCCATTCAGAAGAAGAAACATGGCCAAAGGGCGACGTCAGAAATGAAAGACAGTACATTtgttttgaaacttgaaaatgctCACAAAAATTCAGAACCTGAAGAACGAGTTTCAAACAGCAAACGTAAACGTACTCAGGAGAGGTCTCCATCTCCAAATTTATCAGTCGAATCCAAGACTTTCAGGGCTCATAGTGGAGAACCTGCAGCTAAAAAGGCTAATCTTATTAACGAAACTTTGGAAAAATCAGACATCGATGATACTTTAGAGTCGTCGATTTATGAAGATGCTATTGGTAAACCTGCACCAATTCATAATTCGACTAAGATTATCGACGTTACAGTCACCCTGGATCGAAAATCTCGTGAATCGTCAAAGTCACGAGAATTACCGTATCCGTCAAAAGCTAATCAACAATCCAACATGAATGTAACCGTTGTACTGGACAGTTTGTCGAACAAGGCAAAAACTCAAGCCACTGCTCATCAAGACAGACTGGAAGATGATGAGGATGAAGTTGGCTGTACTCCGGAAGTCAAAACTGTTACTAGGGGTATTTTGCAGCAAGGGTATCGCTCTAAAGTAGATCAAACAACGAAGAATACTCTAAAATCAAATGCATTGTTTAGTCCTTATGCTACGGATTCTGTGAGAAAACGAGTCCAAGCTTTTGAGCAAGTTGTTTTTAACAGTCCCAAACCTGTAGAGGTAGATGCTCCGACTAGATTAACAAGAACGAAGACTCGAGCAATGGCAGCTGCTGCAGCTTCAGGAAATACCGTTCAACCTCCGCAGTCTGTTCAGAGTCTTGCTCAAAAATTAGCGCGCAAATCTTTGGCCAAAGCAAAGAGGATTTCATTGGCTAAAAGGGTAAAAGATGTCGATGACAGCAAAGAG AATGAAAATGCGAACAACACAACAACAAAAGGCAGTACAATGTTAACACTCAATGAGAAACTGATGCAAAAGCAGCTACAAAGAGTAACTCCAGTTGGAAAAAGTCGTCTACAAATTCCCACATCTCTTAATCGCATGCCTCCCACACCATTGAGCGTACAGCCTTTTTCCAAT TACCCAAAAGCCATGTCGGCATCTCGCACAAATATCATTATGAACGTAGACTCGTTCCTTCAATCAAATAAACGAGCTCAGAAATTGAGTTTGGcagagaaatttgaagaaaaaagaagaaaagtacATGACGAAGACGCAAGACGGAAAAAGGAGGAGGCACTGAAAATTCaagctgaagaaaaaaaaag AAAAAGGGAAGAGAAGGAGTTAAAGAATAAGATGGCTAGAGAAGCTAAAGAAAAACTTGATCTGGAAAAACGAATGAAGGCTGAAAAAGAACGGGAAGAGAAGGCTAAAATTGCGCTGCAAATGCAAGAAAAGATACGTGAGGAAGCTGAAAAAAAGCGAATTTTGCAGCTTCAACGGGCACAG gaaaaagaagaaaggcGTAAACAAGAAGAACAGATACGGTTGCAGCGATTACAAGAGCAGGAAGAAATGGAGCGGCAATTAGCTGAGCAGAAACGGAAAGAACAGGAAGCTGCTGAAAAACAACATCTACGTCGTCTGGCTGAAGCAAAGGCTCAGCAACAAGCAGTAGCTGAGGCTGCAAAAATCAAGGCTCAATATCAAGCAAAG GGGAAACAACATAACAATACTTACAATGTACCAACGCAAGCTCAAGGTCCAGCTGCATACAAAATAGAAAGTGAACCTGATGAAGATGATGATACTACAGATAACGAGGAAGCGCCTAAGCATGCCGTACCTACTTGGGCTAATG CCCAAGTTCGCAGGGGTCAGCTGGCCTTACAAAAGTACATTCCAATTAGGGAAATATATGGGTATTTTGGCAGTAGACAATGTACACCAGATCTCACAGAGATATTCCAAGGCATTGACAAGAAACGACTAATACGCACATCTAGTGCGGTCTGGAAGACACCGCCACGATATTCTATTATGTATAGAGAATAA
- the LOC124301590 gene encoding inner centromere protein A-like isoform X2: protein MEGWTKEKVFNFLQQQLIDLSEFGKANEKEIEDSLHENLTFLRRLVSQVPDSNNGPLLPKTPKVNRKHPAQRIETIHEDEAVTFEVTRTTSIISAPIEPAETDDEDGKTSTRRSRRTASRQASRSIKQQQSLTLNTKLRRPEAEDESEPQCQEDNVKASSSSENEDYLPLRQSKARKTSIQKKKHGQRATSEMKDSTFVLKLENAHKNSEPEERVSNSKRKRTQERSPSPNLSVESKTFRAHSGEPAAKKANLINETLEKSDIDDTLESSIYEDAIGKPAPIHNSTKIIDVTVTLDRKSRESSKSRELPYPSKANQQSNMNVTVVLDSLSNKAKTQATAHQDRLEDDEDEVGCTPEVKTVTRGILQQGYRSKVDQTTKNTLKSNALFSPYATDSVRKRVQAFEQVVFNSPKPVEVDAPTRLTRTKTRAMAAAAASGNTVQPPQSVQSLAQKLARKSLAKAKRISLAKRVKDVDDSKENENANNTTTKGSTMLTLNEKLMQKQLQRVTPVGKSRLQIPTSLNRMPPTPLSVQPFSNYPKAMSASRTNIIMNVDSFLQSNKRAQKLSLAEKFEEKRRKVHDEDARRKKEEALKIQAEEKKRKREEKELKNKMAREAKEKLDLEKRMKAEKEREEKAKIALQMQEKIREEAEKKRILQLQRAQEKEERRKQEEQIRLQRLQEQEEMERQLAEQKRKEQEAAEKQHLRRLAEAKAQQQAVAEAAKIKAQYQAKGKQHNNTYNVPTQAQGPAAYKIESEPDEDDDTTDNEEAPKHAVPTWANAQVRRGQLALQKYIPIREIYGYFGSRQCTPDLTEIFQGIDKKRLIRTSSAVWKTPPRYSIMYRE from the exons ATGGAGGGCTGGACGAAGGAAAAGGTGTTCAATTTCCTTCAACAACAATTGATCGATTTAAGCGAATTTGGTAAAGCTAATGAAAAGGAAATCGAAGATTCACTCCATGAAAACCTGACATTTTTGCGTCGTTTGGTGTCCCAAGTTCCAGACTCAAACAATGGTCCATTACTGCCGAAAACTCCAAAAGTTAATCGCAAGCATCCAGCACAACGAATCGAAACAATTCACGAGGATGAAGCTGTTACATTTGAAGTCACTCGGACGACCAGCATCATCTCTGCACCAATTGAACCAGCAGAAACTGATGACGAAGATGGTAAAACGTCTACTCGTAGATCGAGAAGAACGGCATCTAGACAAGCTTCAAGGAGCATAAAGCAGCAACAGTCTTTAACTCTTAATACTAAACTAAGAAGACCTGAAGCTGAAGATGAATCTGAACCACAATGTCAAGAG GACAATGTGAAAGCTTCAAGTAGTTCAGAGAATGAAGATTATCTACCGCTTAGGCAATCCAAAGCTAGAAAAACATCCATTCAGAAGAAGAAACATGGCCAAAGGGCGACGTCAGAAATGAAAGACAGTACATTtgttttgaaacttgaaaatgctCACAAAAATTCAGAACCTGAAGAACGAGTTTCAAACAGCAAACGTAAACGTACTCAGGAGAGGTCTCCATCTCCAAATTTATCAGTCGAATCCAAGACTTTCAGGGCTCATAGTGGAGAACCTGCAGCTAAAAAGGCTAATCTTATTAACGAAACTTTGGAAAAATCAGACATCGATGATACTTTAGAGTCGTCGATTTATGAAGATGCTATTGGTAAACCTGCACCAATTCATAATTCGACTAAGATTATCGACGTTACAGTCACCCTGGATCGAAAATCTCGTGAATCGTCAAAGTCACGAGAATTACCGTATCCGTCAAAAGCTAATCAACAATCCAACATGAATGTAACCGTTGTACTGGACAGTTTGTCGAACAAGGCAAAAACTCAAGCCACTGCTCATCAAGACAGACTGGAAGATGATGAGGATGAAGTTGGCTGTACTCCGGAAGTCAAAACTGTTACTAGGGGTATTTTGCAGCAAGGGTATCGCTCTAAAGTAGATCAAACAACGAAGAATACTCTAAAATCAAATGCATTGTTTAGTCCTTATGCTACGGATTCTGTGAGAAAACGAGTCCAAGCTTTTGAGCAAGTTGTTTTTAACAGTCCCAAACCTGTAGAGGTAGATGCTCCGACTAGATTAACAAGAACGAAGACTCGAGCAATGGCAGCTGCTGCAGCTTCAGGAAATACCGTTCAACCTCCGCAGTCTGTTCAGAGTCTTGCTCAAAAATTAGCGCGCAAATCTTTGGCCAAAGCAAAGAGGATTTCATTGGCTAAAAGGGTAAAAGATGTCGATGACAGCAAAGAG AATGAAAATGCGAACAACACAACAACAAAAGGCAGTACAATGTTAACACTCAATGAGAAACTGATGCAAAAGCAGCTACAAAGAGTAACTCCAGTTGGAAAAAGTCGTCTACAAATTCCCACATCTCTTAATCGCATGCCTCCCACACCATTGAGCGTACAGCCTTTTTCCAAT TACCCAAAAGCCATGTCGGCATCTCGCACAAATATCATTATGAACGTAGACTCGTTCCTTCAATCAAATAAACGAGCTCAGAAATTGAGTTTGGcagagaaatttgaagaaaaaagaagaaaagtacATGACGAAGACGCAAGACGGAAAAAGGAGGAGGCACTGAAAATTCaagctgaagaaaaaaaaag AAAAAGGGAAGAGAAGGAGTTAAAGAATAAGATGGCTAGAGAAGCTAAAGAAAAACTTGATCTGGAAAAACGAATGAAGGCTGAAAAAGAACGGGAAGAGAAGGCTAAAATTGCGCTGCAAATGCAAGAAAAGATACGTGAGGAAGCTGAAAAAAAGCGAATTTTGCAGCTTCAACGGGCACAG gaaaaagaagaaaggcGTAAACAAGAAGAACAGATACGGTTGCAGCGATTACAAGAGCAGGAAGAAATGGAGCGGCAATTAGCTGAGCAGAAACGGAAAGAACAGGAAGCTGCTGAAAAACAACATCTACGTCGTCTGGCTGAAGCAAAGGCTCAGCAACAAGCAGTAGCTGAGGCTGCAAAAATCAAGGCTCAATATCAAGCAAAG GGGAAACAACATAACAATACTTACAATGTACCAACGCAAGCTCAAGGTCCAGCTGCATACAAAATAGAAAGTGAACCTGATGAAGATGATGATACTACAGATAACGAGGAAGCGCCTAAGCATGCCGTACCTACTTGGGCTAATG CCCAAGTTCGCAGGGGTCAGCTGGCCTTACAAAAGTACATTCCAATTAGGGAAATATATGGGTATTTTGGCAGTAGACAATGTACACCAGATCTCACAGAGATATTCCAAGGCATTGACAAGAAACGACTAATACGCACATCTAGTGCGGTCTGGAAGACACCGCCACGATATTCTATTATGTATAGAGAATAA
- the LOC124301589 gene encoding WD repeat-containing protein on Y chromosome: protein MFPQTILTAETCIQQQFEEFYNQQNIEEQCTEEDLINLHEAFLANEGEEISELQLQEAFRTILKIHIPNDEFRTLFKKINLRRNGYTTWDEFITYLLLEFQQTDTTLQRQTLEPPLTGEPEIQRTHHRSAVCRIVFCPEVRPDRTWDFLQGCYLTASRDGVINYWSLDLEYERSVQSTNPYLKVCSTTITDMIVLPDIQILCTSSSERDLRFYDTMARKFDLRVMGELQGMKVTEFKNIHADWVRQVGYYGNLRAFVSCGICSDRSVFLSDATGTRMQYIFNVAKGVSCFDFCEEGHILVTGGPDCTVRVWNPFVPNKPNCILQGHHATICTLITHNGGKRIYSLAKDKCIKVWDVAAQACMQTYNGLPSELGEHTPMSVVYNSITQKLIIASMKMIILTCEHVINAEISDGYTHTKPVSCVLYNTLYKVVVTTGLDSCFIVWNPWIGRRLYLCKNAHYKLVYGERVPIEITAASFDTSEQFLLTGARDGTIKMWIFHSGNCIRNMSIEPQCEITSITWLSNRILCTGWNRHITEFADTEAGVHKKNWETRHTDDVLCTAANYPQALATASYNGELILWRLETGQPYRRYRVNNPTGRYAISYKKETKERLEIPMKRLKSNLKTLLLKSDANLNDDTENNPVYTSDDEVSKHQKSALSFTRIVGVYAMIFLNVRPVAPDVGSLLLSLENGMIQVWTHHPAAGYLTSFSAIHMLGDYVMSLATDPENQYLITGHTAGYIKVWLLSNYVLPHPPEVSIALLKPKFPFLWKDRIDGRAKRAVRNQPQPLLLSSVRAHCKTINSLQYIPEARLIISGSSDHTVRLWTLNGRYISTLGTFRPWSTLLPNTWVEKYFGSYRLPPDIKGVGSFTTMKVLNGGQIPQRTEGKAEEAEMLKEVPEHERYMLYGTRLSSPKLGHYYKLPARSNAYGAPPILDSSLAYIPVYTHLVTHELQPIMIPPVPQLIQKSVPTLHSKIKAKGVSNPTKETQSKSSH from the exons ATGTTTCCCCAAACAATACTGACAGCAGAAACATG CATTCAACAACAGTTCGAAGAATTTTACAACCAACAAAACATCGAAGAGCAATGCACAGAGgaagatttgataaatttgcaTGAAGCTTTCTTG GCAAATGAAGGAGAAGAAATAAGCGAGTTGCAACTCCAAGAAGCATTCAGAACTATACTGAAAATTCATATCCCGAATGATGAATTTCGAACATTATTCAAGAAG ATAAACTTGAGAAGAAATGGGTACACAACATGGGATGAATTTATAACTTATTTGCTGTTAGAGTTTCAACAAACAGATACAACCCTGCAGCGGCAAACACTGGAACCCCCTTTAACTGGTGAACCAGAGATACAAAGAACCCATCATCGTAGTGCGGTCTGCAGAATTGTGTTCTGTCCAGAAGTTCGCCCA GATCGAACCTGGGATTTCCTGCAAGGTTGTTATTTAACAGCAAGTAGAGATggtgttattaattattggtCTTTGGATCTTGAATATGAGCGAAGCGTTCAATCAACAAATC CATATTTGAAAGTTTGTTCTACAACTATAACTGATATGATTGTACTACCcgatattcaaatattatgTACAAGTTCTTCGGAGCGTGACCTGCGGTTTTATGATACCATGGCAAGGAAATTTGATCTCAGAGTAATG gGCGAACTCCAAGGCATGAAAGTtacagaatttaaaaacattcACGCTGATTGGGTACGACAAGTAGGATATTATGGAAATCTACGAGCGTTCGTATCTTGCGGTATCTGCTCAGATCGTTCAGTTTTTCTCAGCGATGCAACTGGTACTAGGATGCAATACATATTCAATGTAGCAAAGGGAGTTTCATGCTTCGATTTCTGTGAAG AAGGCCATATTCTAGTGACGGGTGGCCCTGATTGTACAGTTCGTGTATGGAATCCGTTTGTGCCTAATAAACCTAACTGTATTCTCCAAGGACATCATGCTACTATTTGTACACTAATAACGCACAATGGTGGAAAACGGATATACTCTTTGGCCAAGGATAAATGTATCAAAGTATGGGATGTCGCAGCTCAAGCTTGTATGCAG ACTTACAACGGTCTACCAAGTGAACTTGGCGAACATACTCCAATGTCTGTCGTGTATAATTCGATAACGCAAAAACTGATAATAGCCAGTATGAAAATGATCATACTGACATGCGAACACGTGATAAATGCGGAAATATCTGATGGATATACGCACACGAAACCTGTCAGCTGCGTGCTTTATAACACCTTATATAAAGtt GTTGTTACAACAGGCTTGGATTCTTGCTTCATCGTTTGGAATCCTTGGATAGGACGCCGCCTGTATCTTTGCAAAAATGCCCACTATAAGTTAGTGTATGGCGAACGAGTCCCCATTGAAATAACTGCTGCCAGTTTTGATACGTCGGAGCAGTTCCTTCTCACTGGTGCTAGAGATGGGACAATAAAAATGTGGATTTTTCATTCAGGAAACTGTATACGAAACATGAGCATTGAACCCCAGTG TGAAATAACAAGCATTACCTGGTTATCGAACCGAATTCTTTGTACCGGTTGGAATCGCCACATTACCGAATTTGCAGACACTGAAGCTGGCGTGCATAAAAAGAATTGGGAAACCCGACACACGGATGACGTACTTTGTACTGCTGCAAATTACCCTCAAGCCCTAGCGACAGCATCATATAACGGCGAACTGATACTTTGGCGATTAGAGACTGGGCAGCCTTACAGAAGATATCGTGTTAACAATCCTACGGGAAG GTATGCTATATCATACAAGAAAGAAACAAAGGAGAGATTAGAAATACCAATGAAGAGACTCAAATCAAACCTAAAGACCTTATTGTTGAAATC agACGCAAACCTGAATGACGATACAGAAAATAATCCAGTATATACTTCCGACGATGAAGTATCTAAACATCAAAAGTCCGCATTGAGTTTTACAAGGATAGTCGGTGTATATGCTatgatttttctcaatgtacGACCAGTTGCCCCCGATGTTGGCTCTTTATTGCTATCGTTAGAGAACGGGATGATCCAAGTGTGGACTCATCACCCTGCAGCTGGATATTTAACTAGTTTTTCTGCTATTCACATGTTGGGTGATTATGTGATGTCATTAGCAACAGATCCCGAAAATCAATATTTGATTACAG GACATACTGCTGGATACATAAAGGTTTGGTTGCTCTCGAACTATGTTTTACCACATCCTCCTGAGGTGTCTATAGCACTATTAAAACCGAAGTTTCCGTTCTTATGGAAAGATCGGATTGACGGACGTGCAAAAAGGGCTGTTCGAAATCAACCGCAGCCACTTTTACTTTCGTCCGTTCGTGCTCACTGTAAAACAATTAATTCTCTGCAATACATCCCAGAAGCAAGGCTGATTATTAG TGGCAGTTCTGATCATACTGTTAGATTGTGGACATTGAATGGCCGTTACATTTCAACTTTGGGTACATTCAGGCCATGGTCCACGTTACTCCCTAACACTTgggtggaaaaatattttggttcATACAGATTGCCACCTGATATCAAAGGTGTCGGAAGTTTTACTACAATGAAG GTTTTAAATGGAGGTCAGATTCCACAGAGAACAGAAGGTAAGGCCGAAGAGGCTGAAATGCTGAAGGAGGTACCGGAACACGAGAGATACATGTTGTATGGCACAAGATTATCATCTCCTAAACTTGGGCATTATTACAAATTACCTGCCCGTTCTAATGCATATGGTGCACCGCCAATTCTGGATAGTTCACTAGCTTAT ATTCCCGTATATACACATCTAGTAACTCATGAATTACAGCCAATAATGATACCTCCAGTACCACAACTAATACAGAAATCGGTACC AACCCTGCATTCAAAAATCAAAGCAAAAGGTGTATCGAACCCTACAAAAGAAACTCAATCAAAAAGTTCACATTAA
- the LOC124301592 gene encoding tetratricopeptide repeat protein 8 yields MDPLYSAISLFSRRKYEECAAICSTLLKKNPLDQAIWILKMRALTLQVYVDDIEGEEEGIAESILDNDTIAAMPRPGTSLKNPGTSLPGQGFRPKTESGRPVTGVVRPATQSARSETMEQALRTARTSKTARPITANTGRSIRLGTASMLTEPDGPFIQLSRLNISKYAAQPGIAKPLFEYIYYHEHDARYALDLAVQATQACQFKDWWWKVQLGKCYYALGLTRDAEHQFRSALKNHKTIETIVRLIRVYIRLDQPFAALDICKGGLDYFSNEVTILTEMARVFEGLNNMQMSVKYYKSVLQEDAAHIEAIASIGMHHFYNDQPETALRYYRRLLQMGVFNAELFTNLGLCCFYAQQYDHTISCFERALNLATEENIADVWYNISHVAISVGDIHMAQECLRLAISADNSHALSYNNLGVLESRNNNVTAARTYFHASANLAGYLHEPHYNSAKLAYEVGDLQTSYIVVQRALRAYPNHQESRELFQRLQRHFSYI; encoded by the exons ATGGATCCCTTATATTCGGCAATCAGTTTATTTAGCAGACGAAAGTACGAAGAATGTGCAGCTATATGTTCGACTCTGTTAAAGAAGAATCCGTTGGATCAG GCAATCTGGATTCTCAAAATGCGTGCTTTGACGCTTCAAGTTTATGTGGATGACATCGAAGGTGAAGAAGAAGGAATAGCAGAAAGTATTTTAGATAATGACACAATTGCTGCTATGCCTCGACCAGGGACATCACTTAAGAATCCAGGCACCTCACTACCTGGACAAGGTTTTCGGCCAAAAACAGAATCAG GTAGACCAGTCACAGGTGTAGTTCGACCCGCAACTCAATCTGCAAGATCAGAAACCATGGAACAAGCTTTGAGAACAGCTAGAACATCAAAAACAGCAAGACCAATCACTGCAAATACTGGCCGCAGTATTAG actTGGCACAGCATCAATGTTGACAGAACCTGACGGACCATTTATACAGCTATCGCGTTTAAATATATCAAAATATGCGGCTCAACCTGGTATTGCCAAACCTTTATTTGAGTACATTTACTATCATGAACACGACGCGAGATAT GCTCTTGATTTAGCAGTCCAAGCAACTCAAGCGTGCCAATTTAAAGATTGGTGGTGGAAAGTCCAGTTGGGTAAATGTTATTATGCTCTTGGACTAACTCGAGATGCAGAGCATCAGTTCAGATCTGCTTTGAAGAACCATAAAACCATTGAAACTATTGTTAGATTGATAAGGGTATATATCAGATTAGATCAGCCATTTGCTGCATTGGATATTTGCAAAGGAGgtctcgattatttttcaaatgaa GTAACTATTTTGACCGAAATGGCTCGTGTTTTTGAAGGTTTAAATAACATGCAAATGTctgtgaaatattataaatcagTACTGCAAGAGGATGCAGCACATATCGAAGCTATTGCAAGCATTGGCATGCATCATTTTTATAACGATCAACCAGAAACGGCATTGCGTTATTATAG GCGTCTTTTACAAATGGGAGTTTTTAATGCTGAACTCTTCACCAATTTGGGCTTGTGCTGTTTCTATGCTCAGCAGTATGATCATACAATATCATGCTTTGAGAGAGCACTCAACCTTGCAACAGAAGAGAACATCGCTGACGTGTGGTATAATATTTCTCATGTGGCCATT AGTGTAGGCGATATACACATGGCACAGGAATGTCTGAGACTAGCAATTTCTGCAGATAACAGTCATGCTTTATCTTACAACAATCTTGGAGTATTGGAATctagaaataataatgtaacaGCTGCTCGGACTTATTTTCATGCTTCGGCAAATCTTGCCGGCTATTTACATGAACCACACTACAACAGTGCAAAGTTAGCTTACGAG GTTGGAGATTTACAAACAAGTTATATTGTTGTGCAAAGAGCACTGCGAGCATATCCAAATCATCAGGAGAGCAGAGAACTTTTCCAGAGATTACAGAGGCATTTTTCTTACATCTAA